The nucleotide sequence CGGTCAAGTCGTCGTCGCGCTCGTTCTCGGGATCGTTCTCGGGATCGCGTGGCCGGACTTCGCGGTTTCGCTGAAACCGCTCGGCGACGGCTTTATCAAGCTCATCAAGATGGTCATCGCCCCGCTGGTGTTCGGCGTGGTGGTCCATGGAATCGTGGGCGCCGGCGACTTGAGGAAGGTCGGGCGCGTCGGCATCAAGGCCATCCTGTACTTCGAGGTTGTCACGACGATCGCGCTCTTTCTCGGCATCCTGCTGGCCTATGCGCTCGAGCCCGGCGTCGGCATGAATATCGATCCGAGCTCGCTCGATCCGAAGGCCATGGCCTCCTATACGCAACATGTCGGCCAGGTCACGGGCACCGTCGATTTCCTGCTCCGGATCATTCCGACCACTGTAGTGGACGCCTTCTCTAAGGGCGACATCTTACAGGTGCTCGTGATCTCGATCATGTTCGGGGCAGGCCTGGCCTTGCTTGGCGAATATGGCGAGCCTCTGGCCCACTCGATCGAGCGTATTACCCGTGTTCTCTTCAAGGTCATTGGCTTCATCGTGAAGCTCGCGCCCTTAGGCGTTCTCGGCGCGATCGCATTCACGGTGGGCAAGTACGGCATCGGATCGCTCAAGCAGCTCGGTTATCTGGTCCTGCTGTTCTACGTGACAGTGACGATCTTCGTGGTCGTGGTCCTCGGCGTGATCATGCAGCTCGTCGGTCTCAGCATCTTCAAATTTCTCCGCTATTTGCGAGAAGAGTTGATGATCGTGCTCGGCACCGCGTCATCTGACAGCGTGCTGCCGCAGGTCATGCGCAAATTGGAGGCACTCGGAATCAAGGACTCGACCGTCGGTCTCGTCATTCCGACAGGTTACTCGTTCAATCTCGACGGGTTTTCGATCTATCTCACGCTGGCAGCGGTCTTCATTGCGCAGGCGACGAATACCCCGCTTTCGATCACCGATCTTCTGTTGATCCTGGGCGTCTCCCTGCTCACGTCCAAGGGGGCCCACGGAGTGCCGGGTTCCGCCATCGTCGTACTGGCGGCGACGCTCTCGGCCATTCCGGTCATTCCGGCGATCGGGCTTGTGCTCGTACTCTCGGTCGACTGGTTCATGGGCATGGCGCGTGCGCTCTCGAACCTGATCGGTAATTGCGTTGCGACGGTCGTGATCGCGGCCTGGGAGGGCGACATTGATCGTCGGCAGGCAAAGCGTGTGCTCAACGGCGAGATCAGGGTGTCGACCGAAGAGGTGCTGGCTGCACCAGCCGAGGTCATCAAGCCTGCGACGGCCTGACGACTGATTACACTGATGGGGCGGGACCTCGTGTCGACGATCAAGGGGAGCGATTGAGCCGCGCAACTTAAGATTGGATGGCGGCAATTGTCTCGGAGGCGAACATGCACGCAATGAACAAAGTTCGGTTAGCCGGTTTGCTGGGCGCGTTCATGTCGGTTCTTTGCTGGATGCCAGGACCGGCGCTGGCTGACGATCTCGACCGCATTATCGAGACCGGTCTTGTCAGGATTGCGGTGCCGCAGGACCTGCCGCCCTTCGGCTCGATCCAGAACGGTCAGGTCGAAGGTTACGACGTGGATGTCGCAAGACTTGTCGCCACCGACCTCGGCGTGCGCTTGCAGTTGGTCCCGGTCACCAGCGTCAACCGCATTCCCGCATTGCTGACCGAAAGGGTCGATCTGGTCATCGCCAATCTGGGAATCTCTCCTGACCGGGCTAAGACAATTTCCTTCTCGACGCCATACGCGCCGTTCTTCTCCGGCGTGTTTGGCGCGCCTGACCTTGTCGTGAAAGATCCTGCCGATCTGCAAGGAAGAAAGACCGCAGTGACCCGCGATACGATCGAGGATCGCGACCTCACAAAGATCGCGCCGCAAAGCGCGGAGATCGTGCGCTTCGACGATAACGATGCGACCATCTCCGCGTTTCTGTCCGGCAAAGCCGATTTGATCGCAACTGGCAATGTCGTGGTGGCCGCCCTACTGAAGCAGAATCCGCAGAAAAGGATCGAGGCGAAATTCCGTATCAAGCAATCGCCCGCGGGCATCGGCCTGCGGCGCGGCGCACCCGAGCTTCTCAATTGGGTGAGCGTCTTCGTGTTCCAGAGAAAGCTCAACGGAGACCTTGACCGCTTGTCGCGCCAGTGGTTCGGCGAGCCGCTGCCGGAGCTGCCGATCCTATGAATGCGGCCGCCACCAGCGTTGCACTCATGCCGCCATGCGACCTATTGCGGGCGATGTTCGACGCGGCGATCAAGGTCGCTCTACCGGAGCACACGATCTCGCCGCACCTGCCGCCAAAGCCGAAGGGCCGCACCATTGTGGTCGGGGCCGGCAAGGCATCGGCTGCGATGGCGAAGGCCGTGGAAGACCTCTGGTCAGGGCCGATCGAGGGACTGGCTGTGACCCGCTATGGGCACGCTGCGCCATGCCGGCGGATCGAGATCGTCGAAGCCGCTCACCCCGTTCCTGATGCCAAGGGCGAGCACGCCGCTCGGCGCATTCTCGACCTCGTCTCGGGTCTCACCAAGGACGATGTTGTGCTTGTGCTCATCTCGGGCGGCGGCTCGGCGCTGTTGGCCCTCCCTGCTCCCGGGCTCACGCTCGAGGACAAGCAGGCTATCAACAGCGCCCTGCTGCGTTCGGGCGCCTCGATCGACGAGATGAATTGCGTGCGCAAACACCTTTCGGCCATCAAGGGCGGCCGGCTCGCCGCCGCCGCACACCCAGCACGGGTCGTGACATTGCTTATCTCCGACGTACCAGGAGATGATTCATCCGTCATCGCCTCGGGTCCGACCGTGCCGGATCCGACGACGTTCTCCGATGCACTTGCCGTCCTGCGCAAATACCACATTGATGAGCCACGCGCGGCGGTTACGCATCTCGCGGCGGCGGCCGACGAGACGCCGAAGCCTCGTGACCCGCGGCTTGCTGGCGCCAAGACCGTCATGATTGCGACGCCGCAACACTCATTGGAGGCTGCCGCGGAGATTGCCAGCTCAGCCGGGTTCACGCCCCTCATTCTCGGTAATGCGATCGAGGGGGAGGCACGGGATGTCGGCAAAGTCATGGCTGGAATCGCGCGCCAAGTTGTCGGTTACGGGCAGCCTGCGGCCTCGCCGTGCGCCTTGCTTTCCGGGGGCGAAACCACCGTCACGATACGAGGAAGCGGGCGCGGCGGCCGCAACGTCGAATTCCTACTTTCGCTCGCGATCGCGCTCGACGGCTTACCCGGCGTGTTTGCGATTGCGGGCGACACTGACGGCGTCGACGGCACCGAGGAGATCGCGGGCGCGCTTGTTACGCCGGATACGCTCGCCCGCGCTCGCGCCAAGGACATCGATCCCAAGGCGAGCCTTGCCAATAACGACGGCCATGGCTTCTTCGAGGCGCTTGGCGATCAGATCGTGACCGGCCCGACGCTCACCAACGTCAATGATTTTCGCGCCGTCTTGATCACCAATCCGGCGGCGAAGACATCGGCAGGGCATCGATAATCATTGTGAAAATCCGCGCAATGCGGCTCTCGAGGGATGGCACGAGTATGACGAGGACCGGATCTGGAGCATTCAGAGGCGAACGAGATGGCCCTACGCCCGGCGCGGCGCTCATGAGGAGGCTCGATGAGCTCGCCGAGTTCTCGAGCGAAAAGAATGCGCTCACTCGGCTCTATCTCTCGCCGGAGTACAAGGCCGCCGCCCTGCAGGCCATGGCCTGGATGTCCGAGGCCGGCATGACGACCATGATCGATGCCGTTGGTAACGTCGTTGGTCGGTATGATGGCCAGGTCCCCGACAAGCCGGCGCTGCTATTGGGCTCACACATAGATACTGTCCGCAACGCCGGCAAATATGACGGCAATCTCGGTGTGCTCGTCGCCATCGCGGCTGTGGCGGAGCTCAATCGCGCGGGCGAGCGTCTGGCGTTCCCCATCGAGGTGATCGCCTTCGGCAATGAAGAGGGTGTGCGCTTTCCGGTGGCGCTCACCGGCTCTCGCACCGTGGCCGGTGCCCTCGATCCGGCCGAACTGGACGCTGAGGATGAGCAAGGCATCAGCGTGCGAGTGGCCCTTCAGCACTTTGGCTGCAATCCGTTCGATATTCCCTCGATCCCACGCCGGAGAGACGACGTGCTCGCCTACGTGGAGATCCACATCGAGCAGGGCCCCGTGTTGGAGAGCGAGGAACTGCCGGTCGGAGTGGTCACGGCGATCAACGGTGCAGGTCGGTTTGAAATCGACGTCGGGGGGCACGCCGGTCATGCCGGCACCGTGCCGATGGGCCTCCGCAAGGACGCGCTTGCCGCCGCATCTGAGATGATTCTCGCCATCGAGCGGCGCGCGGCTGGGACTCCAAATTTGGTCGCAACCGTTGGTCGGATCGAAGTCCAACCTAGTGCCGTGAACGTCATTCCCGAGCGGGCTTGCTTCACAATGGATATCAGGGCTCCTGCCGACGCGGACCGCGTGACAGCAATCCATGATCTCGAACGCGAGTTAAGAGCGATTGCGGTTCGCCGAGGCGTGGCACTTGAAATGAAGCAGACCTATGAAGCGGCTGCGGCTACCTGCGCGCCCTGGCTGATTGAGCAACTCGCAGCCTCAATCACGCGGGCCGGGATCAAGGTTCTCCGGCTACCGAGCGGAGCGGGTCATGACGGGCTCGCAATGACTGCCCTGTGTCCGATCGGAATGGTATTCGTGCGCTGCAGGGGCGGCATCAGTCACAACCCGGCTGAATCGATCACGGTCGAAGATGCAGATGTTGCTCTGCGCGTGACCCTTGATTTTCTGCGGCATCTTGAGCCGGCCGGCGCCGCCCACCAAGACGGAGACCTGCGATGACAAGGATCGGACTCGTCGCGAACGAGAGCCTTCGCAGCAACATTCGCACGTACCTCGAGAGCCAGCGTCAAGCGCAAACGAGATTCCTCGCCGAGCTCGTCAAGGTACCGTCGGACAATCCTCCCGGTGATTGCGTACATCATGGAGAGCGCGCTGCCGAGCTTCTGGAGGAACTGGGGTTCCTGGTCGAACGTCATAGGGTCCCTGAGACCCTGGTGCGAAGCAACGGTATGATCAGTGTCACTAACTTGATCGTGCGCAGGCGCTTTGGCGACGGACCCATTGTGGCACTCAACGCCCACGGCGACGTCGTGCCTCCCGGCGAAGGCTGGACCAGGGACCCGTATGGCGCCACCGTGATGGAAGGCTGGATGTATGGTCGCGGAGCGGCCGTCTCAAAATCCGACTTCGCTACCTACGCTTTCGCGCTGCGAGCGCTTGAGGTCTCGGGGGTGCCGCTTGCCGGGACGGTCGAACTCCACTTCACTTACGATGAGGAGGCCGGCGGCGAGATCGGCCCGAAGTGGCTCCTGGACCAGGGATTGACGAAGCCGGACCATGCGATTGCTGCCGGCTTTTCCTATGCCGTCGTGACCGCCCATAACGGTTGCCTTCATCTTGAAGTGACTGTCCACGGGCGGTCGGCCCATGCCGCGATGCCATACACCGGCGTTGATGCTCTCGAAGCAGCCAATCACGTGCTCGCGCAGCTCTATGAGTGGCGACGCTCGCTGCGCGACCGCATTTCAGCAATCCCGGGGATCGGCTCGCCGCAGCTGACCGTGGGTCTCATCAGCGGCGGCATCAATACGAATGTGGTGCCCGACCGCATTACTTTCCGGCTCGACCGGCGCATGATTCCGGAGGAGGATCCCGTCACCGTCGAACAGGAACTTCAGGAGTTGATTGCCAAAGCGGCTTGTGCGTACCCGCAAGCTGAGGTCGAGGTCAGGCGCATTCTCTTGGCCGAGCCTCTAAAACCTCTGCCGGGCACCGAGCGGTTGGCGCAAATGTTGTGCGGCCATGCAAGCGACGTCATGGGCGAGCCAATTTCGTCAAAGGGTGTCCCGCTATATACCGACGCCCGCCACTATGCAGCGGCGGGGGTA is from Bradyrhizobium sp. ISRA430 and encodes:
- a CDS encoding C4-dicarboxylate transporter DctA — protein: MSFFKSLFGQVVVALVLGIVLGIAWPDFAVSLKPLGDGFIKLIKMVIAPLVFGVVVHGIVGAGDLRKVGRVGIKAILYFEVVTTIALFLGILLAYALEPGVGMNIDPSSLDPKAMASYTQHVGQVTGTVDFLLRIIPTTVVDAFSKGDILQVLVISIMFGAGLALLGEYGEPLAHSIERITRVLFKVIGFIVKLAPLGVLGAIAFTVGKYGIGSLKQLGYLVLLFYVTVTIFVVVVLGVIMQLVGLSIFKFLRYLREELMIVLGTASSDSVLPQVMRKLEALGIKDSTVGLVIPTGYSFNLDGFSIYLTLAAVFIAQATNTPLSITDLLLILGVSLLTSKGAHGVPGSAIVVLAATLSAIPVIPAIGLVLVLSVDWFMGMARALSNLIGNCVATVVIAAWEGDIDRRQAKRVLNGEIRVSTEEVLAAPAEVIKPATA
- a CDS encoding transporter substrate-binding domain-containing protein, which codes for MAAIVSEANMHAMNKVRLAGLLGAFMSVLCWMPGPALADDLDRIIETGLVRIAVPQDLPPFGSIQNGQVEGYDVDVARLVATDLGVRLQLVPVTSVNRIPALLTERVDLVIANLGISPDRAKTISFSTPYAPFFSGVFGAPDLVVKDPADLQGRKTAVTRDTIEDRDLTKIAPQSAEIVRFDDNDATISAFLSGKADLIATGNVVVAALLKQNPQKRIEAKFRIKQSPAGIGLRRGAPELLNWVSVFVFQRKLNGDLDRLSRQWFGEPLPELPIL
- a CDS encoding glycerate kinase; this translates as MNAAATSVALMPPCDLLRAMFDAAIKVALPEHTISPHLPPKPKGRTIVVGAGKASAAMAKAVEDLWSGPIEGLAVTRYGHAAPCRRIEIVEAAHPVPDAKGEHAARRILDLVSGLTKDDVVLVLISGGGSALLALPAPGLTLEDKQAINSALLRSGASIDEMNCVRKHLSAIKGGRLAAAAHPARVVTLLISDVPGDDSSVIASGPTVPDPTTFSDALAVLRKYHIDEPRAAVTHLAAAADETPKPRDPRLAGAKTVMIATPQHSLEAAAEIASSAGFTPLILGNAIEGEARDVGKVMAGIARQVVGYGQPAASPCALLSGGETTVTIRGSGRGGRNVEFLLSLAIALDGLPGVFAIAGDTDGVDGTEEIAGALVTPDTLARARAKDIDPKASLANNDGHGFFEALGDQIVTGPTLTNVNDFRAVLITNPAAKTSAGHR
- a CDS encoding allantoate amidohydrolase; the protein is MRRLDELAEFSSEKNALTRLYLSPEYKAAALQAMAWMSEAGMTTMIDAVGNVVGRYDGQVPDKPALLLGSHIDTVRNAGKYDGNLGVLVAIAAVAELNRAGERLAFPIEVIAFGNEEGVRFPVALTGSRTVAGALDPAELDAEDEQGISVRVALQHFGCNPFDIPSIPRRRDDVLAYVEIHIEQGPVLESEELPVGVVTAINGAGRFEIDVGGHAGHAGTVPMGLRKDALAAASEMILAIERRAAGTPNLVATVGRIEVQPSAVNVIPERACFTMDIRAPADADRVTAIHDLERELRAIAVRRGVALEMKQTYEAAAATCAPWLIEQLAASITRAGIKVLRLPSGAGHDGLAMTALCPIGMVFVRCRGGISHNPAESITVEDADVALRVTLDFLRHLEPAGAAHQDGDLR
- a CDS encoding M20/M25/M40 family metallo-hydrolase — translated: MTRIGLVANESLRSNIRTYLESQRQAQTRFLAELVKVPSDNPPGDCVHHGERAAELLEELGFLVERHRVPETLVRSNGMISVTNLIVRRRFGDGPIVALNAHGDVVPPGEGWTRDPYGATVMEGWMYGRGAAVSKSDFATYAFALRALEVSGVPLAGTVELHFTYDEEAGGEIGPKWLLDQGLTKPDHAIAAGFSYAVVTAHNGCLHLEVTVHGRSAHAAMPYTGVDALEAANHVLAQLYEWRRSLRDRISAIPGIGSPQLTVGLISGGINTNVVPDRITFRLDRRMIPEEDPVTVEQELQELIAKAACAYPQAEVEVRRILLAEPLKPLPGTERLAQMLCGHASDVMGEPISSKGVPLYTDARHYAAAGVPIVLFGAGPRTIEEANAHRADERLPLPDLFKATEVVALTLVDLLRA